A section of the Kluyveromyces lactis strain NRRL Y-1140 chromosome F complete sequence genome encodes:
- the DPB11 gene encoding protein kinase activating protein DPB11 (similar to uniprot|P47027 Saccharomyces cerevisiae YJL090C DPB11 Essential BRCT repeat protein required on the prereplicative complex at replication origins for loading DNA polymerases to initiate DNA synthesis also required for S/M checkpoint control), whose protein sequence is MSGKPFQGLVFCPTSLPLSVSDTISHKVTKLGGTYTKDLTRLVNVLVVGELFTAKYNFAVKNRTDIVFVSPGSVDQLYDAWLAGEDLLQLAKFDMSQYLKSKYSIGSFEKFNLFIGRIRPNNHYSLESLVQLCKLGKVKSVDTTHFIRNSSSSNACISLFITDDLSGNRVQAALEENVPVVHPKWIIDCMDRSGTLDFQSFYLLKNCHELEYSDIGSGSYIRDVPDKKKSVTEPNPMGVQDDSVNPLKIAIDKFKPQANQIWGKLLARDGDASASKSTDIKEATPTHQECLGETKDTPTFLDCHFVLFKFEKRQVTILSNVIRGNKGTSSLFEDTSPSPAQLKDKTIYYICPSGFPANLLPRIPNESSWLTEFFIERCLYYEQLLPPDFWSKPFYNDFNIIPPKSVLHGPKLSFHITGFHGVELLHINKIIDFLKLIGFDHHEKLTKKTDFLLVNISQLTSIPQEHTLRQNKYASMFRTDLDMKISVNQAQMFRNSMKRKIEFVKQAHHIPILTPSFVIELFQRAMKPNKTSMNIYFNDVNWCISCPKGSKSDFALQIIPKERGNEDPLLEKPAPVDIAAPLSTASSASAELPHVPNRGNRWGKLLSNNVDTENEESSFIQTVGHDSDHLSHTQITYGSASTSTSVQQNLKRRKISTRSQAKDIISHVS, encoded by the coding sequence ATGTCCGGCAAACCATTTCAAGGACTGGTGTTCTGTCCTACGTCTCTCCCGTTGTCGGTTTCTGATACCATCTCACATAAAGTGACAAAACTCGGTGGGACTTATACCAAGGATTTGACAAGACTAGTCAACGTATTGGTTGTTGGAGAGTTATTCACCGCAAAGTATAACTTTGCTGTCAAGAATAGAACTGATATCGTGTTTGTTAGTCCGGGATCCGTTGATCAGTTGTACGATGCGTGGCTCGCAGGAGAAGATCTGTTGCAGTTGGCTAAATTCGATATGTCCCAGTACTTAAAATCGAAGTACTCTATCGGGTcgtttgaaaaatttaaCTTGTTCATTGGCAGAATACGACCTAATAACCATTATTCTCTTGAGTCGTTGGTTCAGTTGTGTAAATTGGGTAAAGTGAAATCGGTAGATACCACGCATTTCATTAGGAACTCTTCGTCATCCAATGCATGCATTTCGTTGTTTATTACCGATGATTTATCGGGGAACCGTGTCCAGGCTGCTTTAGAAGAGAACGTTCCCGTAGTGCATCCAAAATGGATCATTGATTGTATGGACAGATCAGGGACTCTAGACTTTCAATCTTTCTACctgttgaaaaattgtcaTGAACTTGAATACTCTGACATTGGTTCTGGTTCGTACATTCGTGACGTTCCAGATAAGAAAAAATCTGTAACTGAACCAAATCCCATGGGTGTACAAGATGATTCGGTGAATCCGTTGAAGATTGCTATAGATAAATTTAAGCCTCAAGCGAATCAGATATGGGGGAAACTATTGGCAAGAGATGGTGATGCTTCAGCGTCAAAGTCCACTGATATTAAGGAAGCCACCCCAACGCATCAAGAATGCCTTGGTGAGACAAAGGATACACCGACCTTCCTGGACTGTCACTTCGTGCTATTCAAGTTCGAAAAAAGACAGGTTACTATCTTATCTAATGTCATTCGCGGTAATAAAGGAACGTCTTCCCTCTTCGAGGATACATCACCGTCACCGGCACAGCTGAAGGATAAGACCATTTATTATATCTGTCCAAGTGGATTTCCGGCAAATCTACTGCCGAGAATCCCAAATGAATCATCGTGGTTGACAgaattcttcatcgaaCGATGTTTGTATTACGAACAACTCCTACCTCCGGATTTTTGGTCAAAACCTTTCTACAAcgatttcaatatcattcCACCTAAATCGGTGTTACATGGCCCTAAACTTTCCTTCCATATCACAGGGTTCCATGGCGTGGAATTACTACACATCAATAAAATTATAGActttttgaagttgattGGTTTTGACCATCATGAGAaattgacgaagaagacgGATTTCTTACTCGTTAACATCTCCCAATTGACTTCAATACCACAGGAACATACTTTAAGGCAAAATAAGTACGCGTCAATGTTCAGGACAGATTTGGATATGAAGATCTCTGTAAATCAAGCTCAAATGTTTAGAAATTCAATGAAACGGAAAATTGAATTCGTTAAGCAAGCTCATCATATTCCCATCCTAACTCCAAGTTTTGTCATTGAACTCTTCCAAAGAGCAATGAAACCTAATAAGACTTCCATGAACATCTACTTTAATGACGTTAATTGGTGTATTTCTTGTCCCAAGGGTTCTAAATCTGACTTTGCACTACAAATAATTCCAAAGGAAAGAGGAAACGAGGATCCTTTGCTAGAGAAACCCGCTCCTGTTGATATTGCGGCACCTCTGTCAACTGCCTCTTCTGCATCAGCAGAACTACCTCATGTTCCAAATAGAGGGAACCGTTGGGGGaaacttctttcaaataatgtAGATACAGAGAATGAGGAATCAAGCTTTATCCAAACTGTAGGTCATGATAGTGACCATCTTTCGCATACTCAGATCACGTACGGATCAGCATCAACGTCGACATCTGTGCAgcagaatttgaaaagaaggaagattTCTACCAGAAGCCAAGCTAAAGACATCATTTCTCATGTTTCATAA
- the SIP4 gene encoding Sip4p (uniprot|Q7Z8R2 Kluyveromyces lactis Sip4 protein), with protein MPSVSQDDVKGVLAGKMSTGNSSDDSSSQSGKKRKYGKVDKHNEKKLLMPTASTKVKRFSQACDRCRLKKIKCDGIKPSCSNCKKIGYHCSTSDKLTRRGFPRGYTEMLENEVIKLQRLCGMVDENGETVIDGAVAAVAATAQTGVIPAGQEFLNSVGEMGTKSSVSVPPAASAAPVPAQAPASTFLPFINDTFHKFPNYIHDQVYLGNFTWNSIVNHNKSQLKSFQYTRSIVQDPVLSYLNRHFPLSPSGVPINIPLSAEDVIRLIDKYLNSNQIFPYLLGTSWHQRMISVLTGTSTVSDPAVSIVLILIVQFELNCFNNETIFQAVKLLGSLSQDKLSSIQLMNFGIRYFMSQENPYSVIWTNDLINFNQYMIINSALFLNYNNLVGHENSTSKVIRLLTFYQFQVFQIWWCFINGLPKTNFLIDEFHPPTISEFPPHLKMFQLIYDFILQLDGCHLQLLANETNNKYQLLIESFGYKLIYQWKLYHHLQDHDFKQIQLENNDLLEIGITLVYLVCRYLQQPNSVELSYEIISLYWLILSDNSNVKPINSRILKTVQFMPLNNKQLIENCLLNLLNEPKETFNWYKYKKLLKRWVTIWMDDNDIFSRLISHYQLSIGMSDISPTISNFKPMGMVPDTVNDTTNLFKIYDDANDNIIDDEGYEEDNESDYNELIILPKRRSMGHHPSARASSIHKAGDRTDFSLFNNKIDHIIIKE; from the coding sequence ATGCCAAGTGTTTCGCAGGATGATGTAAAGGGCGTGCTTGCTGGTAAGATGTCTACTGGTAATAGCAGTGATGACAGTAGCAGTCAGTCAGGTAAGAAGCGTAAATATGGGAAAGTCGACAAACACAAtgagaagaaattgttgatgcCTACGGCATCAACAAAAGTGAAACGGTTTTCACAGGCATGTGATAGATGTAGGCTTAAGAAGATTAAATGTGACGGTATCAAGCCTAGTTGTTCCAATTGTAAGAAGATAGGGTACCATTGTTCGACTAGTGATAAGCTTACAAGACGCGGGTTCCCTAGGGGTTACACGGAGATGTTGGAGAACGAGGTGATTAAGTTGCAGCGGCTTTGTGGGATGGTGGACGAGAACGGTGAGACCGTGATTGATGGTGCAGTAGCTGCCGTGGCAGCTACTGCACAGACGGGTGTTATTCCTGCTGGCCAGGAATTCCTTAACTCTGTGGGGGAAATGGGAACAAAGTCTTCTGTTTCGGTTCCTCCAGCGGCATCGGCAGCGCCAGTACCGGCCCAGGCCCCTGCGTCCACGTTCCTACCCTTTATCAATGATACTTTCCATAAATTCCCAAACTATATCCATGACCAAGTGTATCTAGGTAATTTCACCTGGAATTCGATCGTCAACCATAATAAATCTCAGTTGAAGTCTTTCCAGTATACAAGGTCTATCGTACAGGACCCGGTTCTATCGTACCTTAACCGACATTTCCCACTTTCACCGAGCGGTGTACCGATTAATATCCCCTTATCTGCTGAGGATGTAATACGATTAATTGATAAGTACTTGAACTCGAACCAAATCTTCCCATATCTCTTGGGGACGTCATGGCACCAACGAATGATCTCGGTACTAACCGGGACTTCGACTGTCTCTGACCCTGCGGTGTCCATTGTACTAATACTTATAGTACAGTTCGAGttgaattgtttcaataaCGAGACGATTTTCCAGGCGGTTAAACTTTTGGGTTCCTTGTCGCAGGACAAATTATCATCGATTCAACTGATGAATTTCGGAATACGGTATTTCATGTCCCAGGAGAACCCATACTCTGTCATTTGGACTAACGATTTGATTAATTTCAACCAGTATATGATCATCAATTCAGCTTTGTTCTTGAATTACAACAATCTTGTTGGACATGAAAACTCAACGTCAAAGGTTATTAGGCTTCTCACGTTTTATCAATTCCAAGTGTTCCAGATCTGGTGGTGTTTCATCAACGGATTACCTAAGACTAATTTCTTAATCGATGAATTCCATCCACCAACCATTTCAGAGTTCCCACctcatttgaagatgttccAACTCATTTATGATTTCATATTGCAATTGGATGGTTGTCACCTTCAATTATTAGCTAATGAGACTAACAATAAATATCAGCTGTTGATAGAATCCTTCGGTTACAAATTAATTTACCAATGGAAACTTTATCACCATTTACAAGACCATGATTTCaaacaaattcaattggaaaacaaCGACTTACTTGAAATCGGTATCACTTTGGTATACCTCGTATGCCGATATTTACAACAACCGAATTCCGTGGAACTATCTTATGAAATCATATCACTTTATTGGTTAATCCTATCCGATAATTCAAACGTGAAACCAATAAATTCGAGAATCTTGAAGACTGTTCAGTTTATGCCTTTGAACAATAAACAATTGATAGAGAACTGTTTGTTGAACTTATTGAATGAACCAAAGGAAACGTTCAACTGGTACAAATACAAGAAGTTGTTGAAACGATGGGTCACCATTTGGATGGATGATAACGACATTTTCTCAAGGTTAATCTCTCACTACCAACTCTCCATCGGCATGTCAGATATTTCACCAACCATTTCGAATTTCAAACCAATGGGGATGGTACCTGATACCGTTAACGACACAACTAATTTATTCAAGATATATGACGATGCCAATGATAACATAATTGATGACGAAGGCTACGAAGAAGATAACGAAAGTGACTACAACGAATTGATAATATTGCCCAAGAGGCGAAGCATGGGTCACCATCCATCTGCAAGAGCGTCCAGCATCCATAAAGCCGGAGATCGAACTgatttttcacttttcaacaataagATCGACCACATCATAATCA